The Burkholderiales bacterium genome has a segment encoding these proteins:
- the gltB gene encoding glutamate synthase large subunit codes for MEVTHSMLPPRQGLYDPANEHDACGVGFIAHIKGAKSHAIIRQGLEILNNLTHRGATGADPLAGDGAGILLQIPDAFLRAECATRGFALPAAGDYGVGMVFLPQDAQGRSACEQIIAKCSAVEGLGVLGSRDVPTRNSGLGVDVRAVEPVVRQIFFARGALDGDGFERKLFVVRKTIANTVRALNLEGGKSFYIPSMSSRTLVYKGMLLARQVSEYYPDLDDERMVSALALVHQRFSTNTFPSWDLAHPFRMIAHNGEINTLRGNVNWMAARRQALSSPVFGDDLEKLWPLIADGQSDSACFDNALELLVNGGYSLAHAMMLLIPEAWAGNPLMDEERRAFYEYHAALMEPWDGPAAVAFTDGRQIGATLDRNGLRPARYLITDDDIVVMASEMGVLTIPEHKIVAKWRLQPGKMFLIDLEAGRIIGDEELKAGLARAKPYRQWIDQSRIVLEELPAAAAARFKPRASLLDRQQAFGYTQEDLKFLLQPMAATGQEAVGSMGNDSPLAVMSDRPKPLYHYFKQMFAQVTNPPIDPIREELVMSLVSFIGPRPNLLGIDETDPPLRLEAGQPVLNGADMEKIRRIADYTNGAFRAIELDICYPAEQGADGMEAALDTLCREAEQAIAGQYNIIILTDRAISTERVAIPALLATAAAHHHLIRAGLRTNAGLVVETGSAREVHHFALLAGYGAEAVHPYLAFETLGEMKDLLPIELTHKEACKRFIKATAKGLLKVMSKMGISTYQSYCGAQIFEAVGLNTPFVERYFTGTPSNVEGIGITEVAEEAMRCHRLAFGDSPLYRNDLDAGGEYAFRIRGEGHMWTPESISKLQLATRANNYSTYKEYAALINEQSAQLMTLRGLFDLKPAAQPIPLDEVEPAKEIVKRFATGAMSYGSISREAHTTLAIAMNRIGGKSNTGEGGEERDRFIPMANGDSMRSAIKQVAAGRFGVTAEYLVNSDQLQIKMAQGAKPGEGGQLPGHKVSGEIAKVRHSVPGVGLISPPPHHDIYSIEDLKQLIHDLKNVNPAASISVKLVSEVGVGTIAAGVAKAHADHVTISGHDGGTGASPLSSIKHAGTPWELGLAETQQTLVLNKLRGRIAVQADGQMKTGRDVVIGALLGADEFGFATAPLIVEGCIMMRKCHLNTCPVGVATQDPELRKKFTGEPEHVVNYFFFVAEEVRELMAQMGFRSFNEMIGRPDRIDVRKSVDHWKARGLDFSRILYQPPVGADVARYRCEAQDHGLGNALDHKLIAAAQPALQAQKPVKIESKIRNIHRTVGAMLSGEVAKRYGHEGLAEDTIHIKLKGTAGQSFGAFLAHGITFELAGEANDYVGKGLSGGRIVIYPPAESRIVPEQNIIVGNTVLYGAISGECYFRGVAGERFAVRNSGCTAVVEGVGDHGCEYMTGGTVVVLGKTGRNFAAGMSGGVAYVLDEDGSFEQRCNMAMVELEAVPEEDRALDAIGGTSGRGGDLESHGKVDVSHLGQPDARLLRMLVEQHKHYTGSARAAAILEQWESYLPRFVKIMPMEYRRALQELAAAQAASAAVAELV; via the coding sequence ATGGAAGTGACTCATTCGATGCTGCCACCCCGGCAAGGTTTGTACGACCCCGCCAACGAGCACGACGCGTGCGGCGTCGGCTTCATCGCGCATATCAAAGGCGCGAAAAGTCACGCAATCATTCGTCAGGGTCTGGAAATTCTGAACAACCTGACGCACCGGGGCGCGACCGGCGCCGACCCTCTGGCCGGCGACGGCGCCGGTATTCTGCTTCAGATTCCCGATGCCTTCCTGCGCGCCGAATGCGCTACGCGCGGATTCGCACTGCCCGCCGCGGGGGATTACGGCGTCGGCATGGTTTTTTTGCCGCAGGATGCGCAGGGCCGATCGGCTTGCGAGCAAATCATCGCCAAGTGCTCGGCTGTGGAGGGTTTGGGCGTGCTCGGCTCGCGCGATGTGCCGACTCGTAATAGCGGCCTGGGCGTCGATGTGCGCGCCGTAGAACCTGTCGTCCGCCAGATTTTCTTCGCGCGCGGCGCCCTCGATGGCGACGGTTTCGAGCGCAAGCTCTTCGTCGTGCGCAAAACCATCGCCAATACCGTGCGCGCGCTAAATCTCGAAGGCGGCAAGAGTTTTTACATCCCTTCGATGTCGTCACGCACACTGGTGTACAAAGGCATGCTGCTGGCGCGCCAGGTCAGCGAATACTACCCGGACCTCGATGACGAGCGCATGGTATCGGCTCTGGCGCTCGTGCATCAGCGCTTCTCGACCAACACCTTCCCGAGCTGGGATCTGGCGCATCCGTTCCGCATGATCGCCCACAACGGCGAGATCAACACGCTGCGCGGCAATGTGAACTGGATGGCCGCGCGCCGCCAGGCGCTTTCATCGCCGGTGTTCGGCGACGATCTTGAAAAGCTGTGGCCGCTGATCGCCGATGGCCAATCCGACTCGGCGTGCTTCGACAATGCGCTCGAACTCTTGGTCAACGGCGGCTATTCGCTGGCGCACGCGATGATGCTGTTGATCCCGGAAGCGTGGGCCGGCAATCCTTTGATGGACGAAGAACGCCGCGCATTCTACGAATATCACGCCGCGTTGATGGAGCCTTGGGACGGCCCGGCAGCGGTCGCTTTTACCGACGGCCGGCAAATCGGCGCGACGCTCGATCGCAACGGCCTGCGCCCGGCGCGCTATCTGATTACCGACGACGACATCGTCGTCATGGCTTCGGAAATGGGTGTGTTGACGATTCCCGAGCACAAGATCGTAGCCAAGTGGCGGCTGCAGCCCGGCAAGATGTTTCTGATCGATCTGGAAGCCGGCCGCATCATCGGCGACGAGGAGTTGAAAGCCGGCCTCGCCCGCGCCAAGCCTTATCGGCAGTGGATCGACCAATCGCGCATCGTGCTCGAAGAACTGCCGGCTGCGGCCGCCGCCAGGTTCAAGCCGCGCGCCTCCTTGCTGGATCGTCAGCAGGCATTTGGCTATACCCAGGAAGATCTGAAATTCCTGCTGCAGCCGATGGCGGCGACCGGCCAGGAAGCGGTCGGTTCGATGGGCAACGATTCGCCGCTCGCCGTCATGTCGGACCGGCCGAAGCCGCTTTATCACTATTTCAAGCAGATGTTCGCGCAGGTCACCAATCCGCCTATCGATCCGATCCGCGAAGAGCTGGTGATGTCGCTGGTGTCGTTTATCGGTCCGCGTCCGAACTTGTTGGGTATCGATGAGACCGATCCGCCGCTGCGCCTCGAAGCCGGTCAACCGGTGCTGAACGGCGCGGACATGGAAAAAATCCGGCGCATCGCCGACTACACCAATGGTGCGTTTCGCGCGATCGAGCTCGACATCTGCTATCCGGCCGAGCAGGGCGCGGATGGAATGGAAGCGGCGCTGGATACGCTGTGCCGCGAGGCCGAGCAGGCAATTGCAGGCCAATACAACATCATCATATTGACCGACCGCGCCATCAGCACCGAGCGCGTCGCAATTCCCGCGTTGCTTGCGACCGCTGCCGCCCATCATCATCTGATCCGCGCCGGCCTGCGCACGAACGCCGGCCTCGTCGTCGAAACCGGTTCGGCGCGCGAAGTCCATCATTTCGCGTTGCTCGCAGGCTACGGCGCCGAAGCGGTTCACCCGTATCTGGCGTTCGAAACGCTGGGTGAGATGAAGGATCTGCTGCCGATCGAGCTGACACACAAGGAAGCGTGCAAGCGCTTCATCAAGGCGACCGCCAAGGGCCTGCTGAAAGTGATGTCGAAGATGGGCATCTCGACCTATCAATCGTATTGCGGCGCGCAGATTTTCGAGGCGGTCGGGCTGAACACGCCGTTCGTCGAGCGCTATTTCACCGGCACGCCGAGCAACGTCGAAGGCATCGGCATTACGGAAGTCGCGGAGGAAGCGATGCGTTGCCATCGCCTCGCGTTCGGCGATAGTCCGCTGTACCGCAACGATCTCGACGCCGGTGGTGAATACGCTTTTCGCATTCGCGGCGAAGGCCACATGTGGACACCGGAATCGATTTCCAAACTGCAATTGGCGACCCGCGCCAACAATTATTCGACCTACAAGGAATACGCAGCGCTGATCAACGAGCAATCGGCGCAACTCATGACCTTGCGCGGCCTGTTCGATCTGAAACCGGCAGCGCAGCCGATTCCACTGGATGAAGTCGAGCCCGCGAAAGAAATCGTCAAGCGTTTCGCCACCGGCGCCATGTCGTACGGTTCGATCTCGCGCGAAGCGCATACCACGCTGGCGATCGCGATGAATCGCATTGGCGGCAAATCGAATACCGGCGAAGGCGGCGAGGAGCGCGATCGCTTCATACCTATGGCGAACGGCGATTCGATGCGCTCGGCGATCAAGCAGGTCGCCGCCGGCCGCTTCGGCGTCACTGCCGAATATCTGGTCAATTCCGACCAGCTGCAGATCAAGATGGCGCAAGGCGCCAAGCCCGGCGAAGGCGGTCAATTGCCGGGGCACAAAGTCAGCGGCGAGATCGCTAAAGTGCGCCACTCGGTGCCCGGAGTCGGCCTGATTTCGCCGCCGCCGCATCACGACATCTATTCGATCGAGGATCTGAAGCAACTGATCCACGATCTGAAAAACGTCAACCCCGCCGCTTCGATCAGCGTCAAGCTGGTGTCGGAAGTCGGCGTTGGCACGATCGCCGCCGGTGTCGCCAAAGCGCATGCCGATCACGTGACGATTTCGGGTCACGACGGCGGCACGGGCGCGTCGCCGTTGTCGTCGATCAAACACGCAGGCACGCCGTGGGAATTGGGGCTCGCAGAAACCCAGCAGACCCTGGTGTTGAACAAGCTGCGCGGACGCATCGCCGTGCAGGCCGATGGTCAGATGAAAACCGGCCGCGACGTCGTCATCGGCGCGCTGCTCGGCGCCGATGAATTCGGTTTTGCGACCGCGCCGCTGATCGTCGAAGGCTGCATCATGATGCGCAAATGCCATCTGAATACCTGTCCGGTCGGCGTCGCAACCCAGGATCCGGAGCTGCGCAAAAAATTCACCGGCGAGCCCGAACACGTCGTCAATTATTTTTTCTTTGTCGCCGAGGAAGTGCGCGAACTGATGGCGCAAATGGGCTTTCGCAGCTTCAACGAAATGATCGGCCGCCCGGATCGCATCGATGTCCGAAAATCGGTCGACCACTGGAAGGCGCGCGGCCTCGATTTCTCGCGCATCCTGTACCAGCCGCCGGTGGGTGCAGACGTCGCGCGCTACCGGTGTGAGGCGCAGGACCATGGCCTTGGCAATGCCCTCGATCACAAGCTGATTGCCGCAGCACAACCCGCGCTGCAAGCGCAGAAGCCGGTTAAAATCGAAAGCAAAATCCGCAACATTCATCGCACCGTCGGCGCAATGCTGTCGGGAGAAGTGGCGAAGCGCTATGGCCATGAAGGGTTGGCCGAAGATACCATCCACATCAAGCTGAAAGGCACGGCCGGCCAGAGCTTCGGCGCATTTCTCGCGCACGGCATCACGTTCGAGCTTGCCGGCGAAGCCAACGATTACGTCGGCAAAGGCTTGTCGGGTGGGCGCATCGTGATTTATCCGCCGGCCGAGAGTCGCATCGTGCCCGAGCAGAACATCATCGTCGGCAATACCGTGCTGTACGGCGCGATCAGCGGCGAATGCTATTTTCGCGGCGTCGCCGGCGAGCGTTTCGCCGTGCGCAATTCGGGTTGCACGGCGGTGGTTGAAGGCGTCGGCGATCATGGCTGCGAATACATGACCGGCGGCACGGTCGTCGTGCTCGGCAAAACCGGGCGCAACTTCGCCGCCGGCATGAGCGGCGGCGTCGCTTACGTGCTCGACGAAGACGGCAGCTTCGAGCAGCGCTGCAATATGGCGATGGTCGAACTCGAGGCAGTTCCGGAAGAAGACCGCGCGCTCGATGCGATCGGCGGCACATCGGGCCGCGGCGGCGATCTGGAAAGCCACGGCAAGGTCGATGTCAGCCATCTCGGTCAACCCGATGCGCGCCTGCTGCGAATGCTTGTCGAACAACATAAACACTACACCGGCAGCGCGCGCGCCGCGGCGATCCTCGAGCAATGGGAAAGCTACCTGCCGAGGTTCGTCAAGATCATGCCCATGGAATACCGGCGCGCGCTGCAAGAACTCGCTGCGGCGCAAGCTGCTTCCGCGGCGGTCGCCGAACTCGTATAG
- a CDS encoding deoxyguanosinetriphosphate triphosphohydrolase: protein MRRLDLAPYAACDANSRGRRHTEPAPVARSEFQRDRDRIIHSTAFRRLEYKTQVFVNHEGDLFRTRLTHSLEVAQIGRSIARSLNLNEDLVEAISLAHDLGHTPFGHAGQDALNACMKGSGGFEHNLQSLRVVDLLEQRYASFDGLNLCFETREGILKHCLRETAKALGEVGKRFLNRQQPSLEAQLTNLADEIAYNNHDVDDGLRSGLITLEALAEIAIFARHLAEVKALFPALGGRRLVHETVRRMINTLAVDLMQQSAANIEAVAPRTISDVRAAAPLIAFSPEIEEQQRELKRFLRNSLYEHYQVARMSNKARRIIAELFQLFIEQPKLLPPQFQEQAAAELPRAVADYIAGMTDRYAIREHRRLFAVEEV, encoded by the coding sequence ATGCGGCGGCTAGACCTCGCACCGTACGCAGCGTGCGACGCAAATTCACGCGGCCGCCGGCACACTGAACCCGCGCCCGTCGCACGCAGCGAATTCCAGCGCGATCGCGATCGCATCATCCATTCAACAGCGTTTCGCCGGCTAGAGTACAAGACGCAGGTTTTCGTTAACCACGAAGGGGACCTGTTTCGAACGCGTCTGACGCATAGCCTCGAAGTCGCGCAAATCGGCCGGTCGATTGCGCGCAGCCTCAATTTGAACGAAGACCTGGTCGAGGCGATTTCGCTGGCGCACGATCTGGGGCACACGCCATTCGGCCACGCCGGGCAGGACGCGCTGAACGCGTGCATGAAGGGCAGTGGGGGCTTCGAGCACAATCTGCAAAGCTTGCGTGTCGTCGATTTGCTCGAACAGCGCTATGCGAGCTTCGACGGCTTGAACCTGTGCTTCGAAACCCGCGAAGGCATCCTGAAGCATTGCTTGCGCGAAACCGCGAAGGCGCTGGGCGAAGTCGGGAAACGGTTTCTTAACCGGCAGCAGCCTTCTCTCGAAGCGCAGCTCACCAATCTTGCCGATGAGATCGCCTATAACAATCACGATGTCGATGACGGCCTGCGTTCGGGCTTGATTACGCTCGAGGCGCTCGCCGAAATCGCCATATTCGCGCGTCATCTGGCCGAGGTGAAAGCACTGTTTCCGGCGCTTGGCGGCCGCCGCCTCGTGCACGAAACGGTGCGGCGCATGATTAACACGCTCGCCGTCGATCTGATGCAGCAAAGCGCCGCTAACATTGAAGCCGTTGCGCCCCGAACTATAAGTGACGTGCGCGCTGCCGCGCCGCTGATCGCGTTCAGCCCCGAGATCGAGGAACAACAACGCGAATTGAAGCGTTTTCTCCGCAACAGCCTCTATGAGCATTATCAGGTCGCGCGCATGAGCAACAAGGCGCGCCGCATCATCGCGGAGTTGTTCCAATTATTCATCGAACAGCCAAAGCTCTTGCCGCCACAGTTTCAGGAGCAGGCCGCGGCAGAATTACCCCGCGCCGTTGCCGACTACATCGCCGGCATGACCGACCGCTACGCCATCCGCGAACATCGGCGGCTTTTTGCCGTCGAAGAGGTGTAG
- a CDS encoding shikimate kinase, whose amino-acid sequence MSDAPIESQPAVPANIILIGMMGAGKTSVGRVLARRLGKTFRDCDHEVVQRTGATIPLIFEIEGEAGFRTRETAVLSELTHLRNIVLATGGGVILREENRALLKRSGCVVYLRATAHELWQRTRHDKNRPLLQIADPQARLAELYAARDPLYIEVADIVIDSSRQSPRNLACVLESRLASQQGGSGGFNSLTTATPGV is encoded by the coding sequence ATGAGCGATGCGCCGATTGAATCCCAGCCCGCTGTACCCGCTAACATTATCCTGATCGGGATGATGGGGGCCGGCAAGACCTCGGTCGGCCGCGTATTGGCCAGACGCCTCGGCAAGACTTTCCGCGATTGCGATCACGAAGTCGTGCAGCGCACGGGCGCTACGATTCCGCTGATATTCGAGATCGAAGGCGAAGCCGGTTTTCGCACACGGGAAACCGCCGTTCTCAGCGAGCTGACCCATCTGCGGAATATCGTGCTCGCGACAGGCGGCGGCGTCATTTTGCGTGAGGAGAATCGGGCGTTGCTGAAGCGCTCCGGCTGCGTTGTCTATCTGCGCGCAACCGCGCACGAACTGTGGCAGCGCACGCGCCACGACAAAAACCGTCCGCTCCTGCAAATCGCCGATCCGCAAGCACGGTTGGCTGAGCTTTATGCCGCGCGCGATCCGCTTTATATCGAGGTTGCCGATATCGTCATAGACTCGAGCCGCCAGAGCCCGCGCAACCTGGCGTGCGTGCTTGAATCCAGACTCGCTTCGCAGCAGGGTGGTTCAGGCGGGTTCAATTCGCTGACGACAGCGACACCCGGCGTGTAA
- the aroB gene encoding 3-dehydroquinate synthase, translated as MHILTVSLGARSYPIHIGEGLLQKPDALIDCLPQPRVAIVTNTTVAPLYLAALTRVLATHDVEAVPIVLPDGEAHKNWKTLNLIFDALLAQRCERKTTLIALGGGVIGDMAGFAAATYLRGVPFIQIPTTLLAQVDSSVGGKTGINHPAGKNMIGAFYQPRLVLADTATLATLPDRELSAGLAEVIKYGLIRDPSFFEWLEKNIEVLFNRDSAALAHAIQRSCQIKAEIVAEDEHENAVRALLNLGHTFGHAIETGLGYGEWLHGEAIAAGTLQALDLSRRLGYIGAVDVNRAADLYRRARLPVAAPDLGVGRYLKLMGHDKKVEDGKLRLVLLKRIGDAFVTGEFPHSALIETLEVSGAPAHV; from the coding sequence ATGCACATTCTTACCGTTTCGCTCGGCGCGCGAAGCTATCCGATCCATATCGGAGAAGGCCTGCTGCAAAAGCCGGATGCGCTGATCGACTGCCTGCCGCAACCTCGCGTTGCCATCGTCACCAATACCACGGTCGCGCCGCTCTACCTCGCTGCGCTGACCAGGGTTTTGGCGACGCATGATGTAGAGGCAGTGCCTATCGTTTTGCCGGACGGCGAAGCTCACAAGAACTGGAAAACGCTGAACCTGATATTCGATGCTCTCCTGGCTCAGCGTTGCGAGCGCAAGACCACGCTGATCGCGCTCGGCGGCGGCGTGATTGGCGATATGGCCGGGTTCGCGGCTGCGACGTATTTGCGCGGAGTTCCGTTTATCCAGATTCCGACGACCTTGCTCGCGCAAGTGGATTCCTCGGTCGGCGGCAAGACCGGTATCAACCATCCCGCCGGCAAAAACATGATCGGCGCGTTCTATCAGCCGCGACTGGTATTAGCCGATACGGCAACATTGGCGACGCTACCTGATCGCGAACTTTCCGCCGGTCTCGCCGAGGTCATCAAGTACGGTTTGATCCGCGATCCGTCATTTTTCGAATGGCTCGAAAAAAACATTGAGGTGCTGTTCAACCGAGATAGCGCAGCGCTTGCCCATGCGATCCAACGTTCGTGCCAAATCAAGGCGGAGATCGTCGCCGAAGACGAACACGAAAACGCCGTCCGCGCGCTATTAAACCTCGGCCACACCTTCGGTCACGCGATCGAAACCGGGCTTGGGTACGGTGAATGGCTGCACGGCGAAGCGATTGCGGCCGGAACGCTTCAGGCGCTCGACCTCTCGCGCCGGCTCGGTTATATCGGTGCGGTCGACGTTAACCGTGCCGCCGATCTTTACCGACGCGCGCGTTTGCCGGTCGCAGCGCCTGATCTGGGTGTCGGTCGTTATCTGAAGCTCATGGGGCATGACAAGAAAGTCGAAGACGGCAAGCTGCGCCTGGTGCTTCTGAAACGAATCGGCGATGCTTTCGTTACCGGCGAGTTTCCGCACAGCGCATTGATCGAAACGCTGGAAGTCAGCGGCGCGCCGGCGCATGTTTGA